A single region of the Mycobacterium avium subsp. avium genome encodes:
- a CDS encoding carotenoid oxygenase family protein: MTSTRTVANPYLDGFLAPVRAEVTAFDLPVTGRIPDHLDGRYLRNGPNPVAEVDPATYHWFSGDGMVHGVALRDGRARWYRNRWVRTAHVCAALGEPAPGGLDPRAGMLSVGPNTNVLGHAGQTLALVEGGGANYRLTEDLDTVGTCDFDGTLFGGYTAHPHRDPRTGELHAVSYSFGRGRRVQYSVIDTAGRARRTVDIEVSGSPMMHDFSLTDEYVVIYDLPVTFDPVQVMPADVPRWLSAPARLVVQSLLGRVQLPGPMATAMNRNRQPLHRMPYRWNDAYPARLGVMPRDGGNDEVRWFDIEPCYVYHPLNAYSEIRDGAKVLVLDVVRYSRMFDRDLRGPGDTRPTLDRWTVNLATGAVGSELRDDRPQEFPRINEALLGRRHRFGYTVGTDGGYLSDGASEMSTGLYKHDYATGSRRVAPLDPDLLIGEMCFVPNPAGGQDGAEDDGILMGFGYHRGRDEGQLVLLDAQSLEQVATVHLPQRVPMGFHGNWVPAG, encoded by the coding sequence ATGACCTCCACGCGCACCGTCGCCAATCCCTATCTGGACGGCTTCCTGGCGCCGGTGCGCGCCGAAGTCACCGCGTTCGACCTGCCCGTCACCGGACGCATTCCCGACCACCTCGACGGGCGCTACCTGCGCAACGGCCCCAACCCGGTCGCCGAGGTCGATCCCGCGACCTACCACTGGTTCAGCGGCGACGGGATGGTCCACGGCGTGGCGCTGCGCGACGGGCGGGCCCGCTGGTATCGCAACCGCTGGGTGCGCACCGCGCACGTGTGCGCCGCGCTCGGCGAGCCCGCGCCCGGCGGGCTGGACCCGCGCGCCGGAATGCTGTCCGTCGGACCCAACACCAACGTGCTCGGCCACGCCGGGCAGACGCTGGCCCTGGTCGAAGGGGGCGGCGCCAACTACCGGCTCACTGAGGACCTGGACACCGTCGGCACCTGCGACTTCGACGGAACCCTGTTCGGCGGCTACACCGCCCACCCGCACCGCGACCCCCGTACCGGCGAATTGCACGCCGTCTCCTACTCGTTCGGGCGAGGGCGCCGCGTGCAGTACTCGGTGATCGACACCGCCGGGCGCGCGCGGCGCACCGTCGACATCGAGGTGAGCGGGTCGCCGATGATGCACGACTTCTCGCTCACCGACGAGTACGTGGTGATCTACGACCTGCCGGTGACGTTCGACCCCGTCCAGGTGATGCCGGCCGACGTGCCGCGCTGGCTGAGCGCACCGGCGCGGCTGGTCGTGCAGTCGCTGCTCGGGCGGGTGCAGCTGCCCGGCCCGATGGCCACGGCGATGAACCGCAATCGGCAGCCGCTGCACCGGATGCCCTACCGGTGGAACGACGCCTACCCGGCGCGGCTGGGTGTCATGCCCCGCGACGGCGGTAACGACGAGGTTCGGTGGTTCGACATCGAGCCCTGCTACGTCTACCACCCGCTCAACGCCTACTCCGAAATACGTGACGGCGCAAAGGTTTTGGTGCTCGACGTGGTGCGCTACTCGCGGATGTTCGACCGCGACCTGCGCGGTCCCGGCGACACCCGCCCGACGCTGGACCGCTGGACCGTCAACCTGGCGACCGGGGCGGTCGGCAGCGAGCTGCGCGACGACCGCCCGCAGGAGTTCCCCCGGATCAACGAGGCCCTGCTGGGCCGGCGGCACCGCTTCGGCTACACCGTCGGCACCGACGGCGGCTACCTGTCCGACGGCGCCTCGGAGATGTCCACCGGCCTGTACAAGCACGACTACGCCACCGGCTCGCGCCGGGTCGCGCCGCTGGACCCCGACCTTTTGATCGGCGAGATGTGCTTCGTGCCGAACCCGGCCGGCGGCCAAGACGGCGCGGAGGACGACGGCATCCTGATGGGCTTCGGCTATCACCGCGGCCGCGACGAAGGCCAGCTGGTGTTGCTGGACGCCCAGAGTCTCGAGCAGGTGGCGACCGTGCACCTGCCGCAGCGGGTCCCGATGGGCTTCCACGGCAACTGGGTGCCCGCTGGCTAA
- a CDS encoding ABC transporter ATP-binding protein encodes MGVAIEVNGLTKSFGSSRIWEDVTLEIPAGEVSVLLGPSGTGKSVFLKSLIGLLRPERGSVVIDGTDILQCSAKELYEIRTLFGVMFQDGALFGSMNLFDNAAFPLREHTKKKESEIRDIVMEKLELVGLGGDEKKFPGEISGGMRKRASLARALVMDPQIILCDEPDSGLDPVRTAYLSQLILDINAQIDATVLIVTHNINIARTVPDNMGMLFRRKLVMFGPREVLLTSDEPVVKQFLNGRRIGPIGMSEEKDEATMAEEQAALEAGQHAGGVEEIEGVPPQIVASPGMPERKAVARRQARVREILHTLPQKAQAAILDDLEGTHKYRAHEVGD; translated from the coding sequence ATGGGTGTCGCTATTGAGGTGAACGGCCTCACGAAGTCCTTCGGATCGTCACGAATTTGGGAGGACGTGACCCTGGAAATCCCCGCCGGGGAGGTCAGCGTGCTGCTGGGGCCGTCGGGTACCGGCAAATCGGTGTTCCTGAAATCGCTGATCGGTCTGCTGCGCCCCGAGCGCGGCTCGGTGGTCATCGACGGCACCGACATCCTGCAGTGCTCGGCCAAGGAGCTCTACGAGATCCGCACCCTGTTCGGCGTGATGTTCCAGGACGGCGCCCTGTTCGGTTCGATGAACCTGTTCGACAACGCCGCCTTCCCGCTGCGCGAGCACACCAAGAAGAAGGAAAGCGAGATCCGTGACATCGTCATGGAGAAGCTGGAACTGGTGGGTCTGGGCGGCGACGAGAAGAAGTTCCCCGGCGAGATCTCCGGCGGTATGCGCAAGCGCGCCAGCCTGGCCCGCGCCCTGGTGATGGACCCGCAGATCATCCTGTGCGACGAGCCGGACTCCGGTCTGGACCCGGTGCGCACCGCCTACCTGAGCCAGCTGATCCTCGACATCAACGCCCAGATCGACGCCACCGTCCTGATCGTCACGCACAACATCAACATCGCCCGCACCGTGCCGGACAACATGGGCATGCTGTTCCGCCGCAAGCTGGTCATGTTCGGCCCCCGCGAAGTGCTGCTGACCAGCGACGAGCCCGTGGTCAAGCAGTTCCTCAACGGCCGCCGCATCGGGCCGATCGGCATGTCCGAGGAGAAGGACGAGGCCACCATGGCCGAAGAGCAGGCCGCGCTGGAGGCCGGTCAGCACGCCGGCGGTGTGGAGGAGATCGAGGGCGTGCCGCCCCAGATCGTCGCCTCGCCGGGCATGCCGGAGCGCAAGGCCGTCGCCCGGCGCCAGGCCCGGGTGCGCGAGATCCTGCACACCCTGCCGCAGAAGGCGCAGGCGGCGATCCTCGACGACCTGGAGGGCACCCACAAGTACCGGGCACACGAGGTCGGCGACTAG
- a CDS encoding DNA-directed RNA polymerase subunit beta, with protein sequence MADFRQSKTDRPQSSSNGSSSLNGSVPGAPNRVSFAKLREPLEVPGLLDVQIDSFEWLIGAPRWREAAIARGDAEPKGGLEEVLDELSPIEDFSGSMSLSFSDPRFDEVKAPVDECKDKDMTYAAPLFVTAEFINNNTGEIKSQTVFMGDFPMMTEKGTFIINGTERVVVSQLVRSPGVYFDETIDKSTEKTLHSVKVIPSRGAWLEFDVDKRDTVGVRIDRKRRQPVTVLLKALGWTNEQITERFGFSEIMMSTLEKDNTAGTDEALLDIYRKLRPGEPPTKESAQTLLENLFFKEKRYDLARVGRYKVNKKLGLHAGEPITSSTLTEEDVVATIEYLVRLHEGQPTMTVPGGIEVPVETDDIDHFGNRRLRTVGELIQNQIRVGMSRMERVVRERMTTQDVEAITPQTLINIRPVVAAIKEFFGTSQLSQFMDQNNPLSGLTHKRRLSALGPGGLSRERAGLEVRDVHPSHYGRMCPIETPEGPNIGLIGSLSVYARVNPFGFIETPYRKVVDGVVTDEIHYLTADEEDRHVVAQANSPIDGKGRFAEARVLVRRKAGEVEYVPSSEVDYMDVSPRQMVSVATAMIPFLEHDDANRALMGANMQRQAVPLVRSEAPLVGTGMELRAAIDAGDVVVAEKSGVIEEVSADYITVMADDGTRHTYRMRKFERSNHGTCANQSPIVDAGDRVEAGQVIADGPCTENGEMALGKNLLVAIMPWEGHNYEDAIILSNRLVEEDVLTSIHIEEHEIDARDTKLGAEEITRDIPNVSDEVLADLDERGIVRIGAEVRDGDILVGKVTPKGETELTPEERLLRAIFGEKAREVRDTSLKVPHGESGKVIGIRVFSREDDDELPAGVNELVRVYVAQKRKISDGDKLAGRHGNKGVIGKILPQEDMPFLPDGTPVDIILNTHGVPRRMNIGQILETHLGWVAKSGWNIDGNPEWAVNLPEELRHAQPNQIVSTPVFDGAKEEELAGMLSCTLPNRDGEVMVDGDGKAVLFDGRSGEPFPYPVTVGYMYIMKLHHLVDDKIHARSTGPYSMITQQPLGGKAQFGGQRFGEMECWAMQAYGAAYTLQELLTIKSDDTVGRVKVYEAIVKGENIPEPGIPESFKVLLKELQSLCLNVEVLSSDGAAIELREGEDEDLERAAANLGINLSRNESASVEDLA encoded by the coding sequence TTGGCAGATTTCCGCCAGAGCAAGACGGATCGCCCACAAAGTTCCTCAAACGGATCAAGTTCCTTGAACGGCTCCGTGCCCGGAGCGCCCAACCGAGTTTCCTTCGCCAAGCTGCGCGAACCGCTCGAGGTTCCCGGCCTGCTGGACGTGCAGATCGACTCCTTCGAGTGGCTGATCGGCGCGCCACGGTGGCGTGAGGCCGCGATCGCCCGCGGCGACGCGGAGCCCAAGGGCGGGCTGGAAGAGGTGCTCGACGAGCTGTCGCCGATCGAGGACTTCTCGGGCTCGATGTCGCTGTCTTTCTCCGACCCCCGCTTCGACGAGGTCAAGGCGCCGGTCGACGAGTGCAAAGACAAGGACATGACGTACGCGGCCCCGCTGTTCGTCACGGCCGAGTTCATCAACAACAACACCGGCGAGATCAAGAGCCAGACGGTGTTCATGGGCGACTTCCCGATGATGACCGAGAAGGGCACCTTCATCATCAACGGGACCGAGCGCGTGGTGGTCAGCCAGCTGGTCCGCTCGCCGGGCGTGTACTTCGACGAGACCATCGACAAGTCCACCGAGAAGACGCTGCACAGCGTCAAGGTGATCCCCAGCCGCGGCGCCTGGCTGGAGTTCGACGTCGACAAGCGCGACACCGTCGGCGTGCGCATCGACCGCAAGCGCCGCCAGCCGGTCACCGTGCTGCTCAAGGCGCTGGGTTGGACCAACGAGCAGATCACCGAGCGGTTCGGCTTCTCCGAGATCATGATGTCGACGCTGGAGAAGGACAACACCGCCGGCACCGACGAGGCGCTGCTGGACATCTACCGCAAGCTGCGCCCGGGCGAGCCGCCGACCAAGGAGTCCGCGCAGACCCTGCTGGAGAACCTGTTCTTCAAGGAGAAGCGCTACGACCTGGCCCGGGTGGGCCGCTACAAGGTCAACAAGAAGCTCGGCCTGCACGCCGGTGAGCCGATCACCAGCTCGACGCTGACCGAGGAAGACGTCGTCGCCACCATCGAGTACCTGGTGCGCCTGCACGAGGGTCAGCCCACGATGACCGTCCCCGGCGGCATCGAGGTGCCGGTGGAGACCGACGACATCGACCACTTCGGCAACCGCCGGCTGCGCACCGTCGGTGAGCTGATCCAGAACCAGATCCGGGTCGGCATGTCCCGGATGGAGCGCGTCGTCCGCGAGCGGATGACCACCCAGGACGTCGAGGCCATCACGCCGCAGACCCTGATCAACATCCGTCCCGTCGTGGCGGCGATCAAGGAGTTCTTCGGCACCAGCCAGCTGTCCCAGTTCATGGACCAGAACAACCCGCTGTCGGGGCTCACCCACAAGCGCCGCCTGTCGGCGCTGGGCCCGGGTGGTCTGTCCCGGGAGCGGGCCGGGCTGGAGGTCCGCGACGTGCACCCGTCCCACTACGGCCGGATGTGCCCGATCGAGACCCCGGAGGGTCCCAACATCGGTCTGATCGGCTCGCTGTCGGTGTACGCGCGGGTCAACCCGTTCGGGTTCATCGAGACGCCGTACCGCAAGGTGGTCGACGGCGTGGTCACCGACGAGATCCACTACCTGACCGCCGACGAGGAGGACCGCCACGTGGTGGCGCAGGCCAACTCGCCGATCGACGGCAAGGGCCGGTTCGCCGAGGCCCGGGTGCTGGTCCGCCGCAAGGCGGGCGAGGTCGAGTACGTGCCCTCGTCCGAGGTGGACTACATGGACGTGTCGCCGCGCCAGATGGTGTCGGTGGCCACCGCGATGATCCCGTTCCTCGAGCACGACGACGCCAACCGTGCCCTGATGGGCGCCAACATGCAGCGCCAGGCGGTTCCGCTGGTGCGCAGCGAGGCGCCGCTGGTGGGCACCGGCATGGAGCTGCGCGCCGCGATCGACGCCGGCGACGTCGTCGTCGCCGAGAAGTCCGGGGTGATCGAGGAGGTCTCCGCCGACTACATCACCGTGATGGCCGACGACGGCACCCGGCACACCTACCGGATGCGCAAGTTCGAGCGGTCCAACCACGGCACCTGCGCCAACCAGAGCCCGATCGTCGACGCCGGCGACCGGGTCGAGGCCGGCCAGGTCATCGCCGACGGTCCGTGCACCGAGAACGGCGAGATGGCGTTGGGCAAGAACCTGCTCGTGGCGATCATGCCGTGGGAGGGCCACAACTACGAGGACGCGATCATCCTCTCCAACCGGCTGGTTGAGGAGGACGTGTTGACGTCCATCCACATCGAGGAGCACGAGATCGACGCCCGCGACACCAAGCTGGGCGCCGAGGAGATCACCCGGGACATCCCGAACGTCTCCGACGAGGTGCTGGCCGACCTCGACGAGCGCGGCATCGTGCGCATCGGCGCCGAGGTCCGCGACGGCGACATCCTGGTCGGCAAGGTCACCCCGAAGGGGGAGACCGAGCTGACGCCGGAGGAGCGGCTGCTGCGCGCCATCTTCGGCGAGAAGGCCCGCGAGGTCCGCGACACCTCGCTGAAGGTGCCGCACGGCGAGTCCGGCAAGGTCATCGGCATCCGGGTGTTCTCCCGCGAGGACGACGACGAGCTGCCCGCCGGGGTCAACGAGCTGGTCCGCGTCTACGTGGCCCAGAAGCGCAAGATCTCCGACGGTGACAAGCTCGCCGGCCGGCACGGCAACAAGGGCGTCATCGGCAAGATCCTGCCGCAGGAGGACATGCCGTTCCTGCCGGACGGCACGCCGGTGGACATCATCCTGAACACCCACGGTGTGCCGCGACGGATGAACATCGGCCAGATCCTGGAGACCCACCTGGGGTGGGTGGCCAAGTCCGGGTGGAACATCGACGGCAATCCCGAGTGGGCGGTCAACCTGCCCGAGGAGCTGCGGCACGCACAGCCGAACCAGATCGTGTCGACACCGGTGTTCGACGGCGCCAAGGAAGAGGAGCTGGCCGGCATGCTGTCGTGCACGCTGCCCAACCGCGACGGCGAGGTCATGGTGGACGGCGACGGCAAGGCGGTGCTGTTCGACGGCCGGTCCGGGGAGCCGTTCCCGTACCCGGTGACCGTCGGCTACATGTACATCATGAAGCTGCACCACCTGGTGGACGACAAGATCCACGCCCGCTCCACCGGCCCGTACTCGATGATCACCCAGCAGCCGCTGGGCGGTAAGGCGCAGTTCGGTGGCCAGCGCTTCGGTGAGATGGAGTGCTGGGCCATGCAGGCCTACGGCGCGGCGTACACGCTGCAGGAGCTGTTGACCATCAAGTCCGACGACACGGTCGGCCGGGTCAAGGTGTACGAGGCGATCGTCAAGGGCGAGAACATCCCGGAGCCGGGTATCCCCGAGTCCTTCAAGGTGTTGCTCAAGGAGCTGCAGTCGCTGTGCCTCAACGTCGAGGTGCTCTCCTCCGACGGCGCGGCGATCGAGCTGCGCGAAGGCGAGGACGAGGACCTGGAGCGGGCCGCGGCGAACCTGGGAATCAACTTGTCCCGCAACGAATCCGCGTCCGTCGAGGACCTGGCTTAA
- the rplL gene encoding 50S ribosomal protein L7/L12, whose amino-acid sequence MAKMSTDDLLDAFKEMTLLELSDFVKKFEETFEVTAAAPVAVAAAGPAAGGAPAEAAEEQSEFDVILESAGDKKIGVIKVVREIVSGLGLKEAKDLVDGAPKPLLEKVAKEAADDAKAKLEAAGATVTVK is encoded by the coding sequence ATGGCAAAGATGTCCACCGACGACCTGCTCGACGCGTTCAAGGAGATGACCCTGCTGGAGCTCTCCGACTTCGTGAAGAAGTTCGAGGAGACCTTCGAGGTCACCGCGGCCGCCCCGGTCGCCGTCGCCGCGGCCGGCCCGGCCGCCGGTGGCGCGCCCGCCGAGGCCGCCGAGGAGCAGTCGGAGTTCGACGTGATCCTCGAGTCCGCCGGCGACAAGAAGATCGGCGTGATCAAGGTGGTCCGCGAGATCGTCTCCGGCCTGGGCCTCAAGGAGGCCAAGGACCTGGTCGACGGCGCGCCCAAGCCGCTGCTGGAGAAGGTCGCCAAGGAGGCGGCCGACGACGCCAAGGCCAAGCTCGAGGCCGCCGGCGCCACCGTCACCGTCAAGTAA
- a CDS encoding TetR/AcrR family transcriptional regulator gives MTSQPAPQRNVRDGMLAAAVALLHEHGPDALQTRKVAGAAGTSTMAVYTHFGGMRGLIAEVAEEGLRQFDAALTVPPTDDPVADLFVIGAAYRRYAIKHRHMYRLMFGSTSAHGINAPAHNVLTLTVAEIEQNYPSFAHVVRAVHRCMRAGRITAGSADDDGAVVATAAQFWASIHGFVMLELAGYCGDDGSAVLPVLGSMTSNLLVALGDSPKRVSQSMRSAMLGS, from the coding sequence ATGACTTCGCAACCAGCCCCGCAGCGCAACGTCCGCGACGGCATGCTCGCCGCGGCCGTGGCGCTGCTGCACGAGCACGGTCCCGACGCGCTGCAGACCCGCAAGGTCGCCGGGGCGGCGGGCACCTCGACGATGGCGGTGTACACCCATTTCGGCGGGATGCGCGGGCTGATCGCCGAGGTGGCCGAGGAGGGGCTGCGGCAGTTCGACGCCGCGCTGACGGTGCCGCCGACCGACGACCCGGTCGCGGACCTGTTCGTGATCGGCGCGGCCTACCGGCGCTACGCGATCAAACATCGGCACATGTATCGGCTGATGTTCGGCAGCACCAGCGCGCACGGCATCAACGCGCCCGCCCACAACGTGCTGACGCTGACGGTGGCCGAGATCGAGCAGAACTACCCCAGCTTCGCGCACGTGGTGCGCGCGGTACACCGGTGCATGCGGGCCGGGCGGATCACCGCCGGCTCGGCCGACGACGACGGCGCGGTGGTGGCGACGGCGGCCCAGTTCTGGGCGTCCATCCACGGGTTCGTGATGCTCGAGCTGGCCGGCTACTGCGGCGACGACGGCTCGGCGGTGCTGCCGGTGCTCGGCTCGATGACCTCGAATCTGCTTGTCGCTCTTGGCGATTCACCCAAGCGGGTGTCGCAGTCGATGCGCTCAGCGATGCTCGGGAGCTGA